The following DNA comes from bacterium.
GAAGGGGAAGTCGCGGTGATCGGGATCCTGAACAGCCCGGGCACCGTCCTCCTGCAGATCTCCGACATGTCGATCGTCGAGGCGGAGATGGAGGTCGACGAGACGTCCGTCCCGTCGGTCCTGCTCGGCCAGGCGGCGCAGGTGCGCGTGGACGCCTACCCGAACAAGACGTTCGACGGCGTCGTGACCGAGGTCGGCAGCAGCCCGATGGTCCGCACGAACGCGACCGACCAGGCGATCAAGTTCCGCGTGAAGATCCAGATCAAGAACCCGCCGCCGGACATCAAGCCGGGGCTCTCGGTGCAGGCCGACATCCTCACCGGGTTCCGTCCGAACGCGCTCGCGGTGCCGATCCAGTCGCTCGTCGTGCGCGACGCCGAGCGGAAGCCGGAGGAGAAGGCCGGGCCGAAGCGCGAGGAAGAGGGCGTCTACCTCGTCGAAAGCGGCAAGGTCCGCTTCCAGAAGGTCGCCACCGGGCTGATGGGCGAGCTCTCGATCGAGGTGCTGGACGGCCTCAAGGGGGGCGAGACGGTCGTCACCGGGCCGTTCCGCACGCTCCGCGCGCTCAAGCCGGGCGAGCAGGTGAAGCCGGAAGAGAAGAAGGCCGGCGCGCCGGGTCAGCCCGACGGCCGTTCCTGAGCGGAGGCCGCGATGAGCCTGGCCGACCTGTTCGCCGAGAGCCTGGCGGCGATCCGCGCCCACGCCCTGCGCAGCTTCCTCACGCTGCTCGGGATCATCATCGGCGTGGCGACGATCGTCGGCGTCGTCTCGGTCATCGCCGGGCTCGAGGGGTACGTGCAGGAGAAGATCCTCGTCCTCTCGCCGGACGTCTACGTCGTGACGAAGTTCGGGATCATCCGCTCCCGCGAGGAGTTCCTCGAGGCGCTCAAGCGGCGCGACATCACGCTGGACGAGTACCGCCGGCTGCAGACGCTGCTCCGCGAGGCCTCGGAGATGGCCGCGCAGGTGGAAGCGACGAACGTCGTCAAGCGGGCCGACCGGCGGCTGACCGGCGTGGAGACGATCGGGACGACGGCCAACTACCCGCGGCTGATCGACGTCGATCTCGCCGGCGGGCGGTTCTTCCTCGAGGGGGAGGAGCGGTCCGGCGCCGCGGTGACGGTGATCGGCTGGGACCTCAAGGAAGAGCTGTTCCCGCAGATGGATCCGGTGGGGCGCGAGATCCTGATCGGCGGCGTCCCGTTCCACGTCATCGGCGTGGTGACGAAGAAGGGGAGCACGCTCGGGCAGAACCAGGACAACCGGCTCTACCTGCCGATCACCTCCTTCCGGCAGAACTTCGGCTCGCGGCAGAGCGTGGACATGCTGATCCGCGCCGCGGGCGGCGTCCCGGGGGTCGAGCGGAGCGTGGACGAAGTGCGGGCGGCGCTGCGCGCGCTGCGCCACACGCCGTACCGCGCCGCCGACCCGTTCGGCGTCGTCACCGCCGAGGCGCTGCAGCAGCTCTGGCGGCAGATC
Coding sequences within:
- a CDS encoding efflux RND transporter periplasmic adaptor subunit; this translates as MSKRGSRGRGAVVVAVVVVAVVVAGIVGISVAKRGGKGTPVQTAVVAREDLQAKVSANGKVQAQKKVDISATIAGQVTKLAVKEGDRVTKGQFLLEIDPAITRAAAESAAAATEALRKDLDAQRANLVQARIDYQRAAKNWAEKIIAQADYDHAKTAVKTAEAAVLAAERRVEQANAEFAGAQDSLKKTRVLAPMDGVVTAKRIEEGEVAVIGILNSPGTVLLQISDMSIVEAEMEVDETSVPSVLLGQAAQVRVDAYPNKTFDGVVTEVGSSPMVRTNATDQAIKFRVKIQIKNPPPDIKPGLSVQADILTGFRPNALAVPIQSLVVRDAERKPEEKAGPKREEEGVYLVESGKVRFQKVATGLMGELSIEVLDGLKGGETVVTGPFRTLRALKPGEQVKPEEKKAGAPGQPDGRS
- a CDS encoding ABC transporter permease — its product is MSLADLFAESLAAIRAHALRSFLTLLGIIIGVATIVGVVSVIAGLEGYVQEKILVLSPDVYVVTKFGIIRSREEFLEALKRRDITLDEYRRLQTLLREASEMAAQVEATNVVKRADRRLTGVETIGTTANYPRLIDVDLAGGRFFLEGEERSGAAVTVIGWDLKEELFPQMDPVGREILIGGVPFHVIGVVTKKGSTLGQNQDNRLYLPITSFRQNFGSRQSVDMLIRAAGGVPGVERSVDEVRAALRALRHTPYRAADPFGVVTAEALQQLWRQISTAAFVLLFLISAVSLGVGGVVIMNIMLVSVLERTAEIGVRKAVGAHETDVRRQFVLEATLLSLGGGLVGAALGAGAAYGVRAGLDFPARVGPGILALGLGLSVVVGLVSGWWPAWRASKLNAIEALRVE